A genomic window from Ciona intestinalis chromosome 8, KH, whole genome shotgun sequence includes:
- the LOC108949721 gene encoding uncharacterized protein LOC108949721 isoform X2 encodes MTCCYVIIAPFHVYNFDQIPEVFFTNYAWLQAAVNHFQSSVVDFKLSVLCCYEMECFAKTLENMCKKAKLSSFVDEQSDLSDRSWLHSTANESELFLINIPAVNAFNAQLMLKYFNVQQICNMNMEELSNNFSWIPNRLLKDIWMSLNSKLPSSMTTQCEEVMNLTQYKPVDRSNYDDVSNVMEQAKIKLNQYVNSSHSSDEKETYYNEYFNQTQDISHKPPVTFGKRGFSANVETNGNCSQYLQNLVVPPVNYDRGINATPSSGSSGSLHVGIARPFQQAHNLLKHDIQEVDNCKRFSQTAIMTPHAKRKMLTYERVPGSKGGQTRLTFY; translated from the exons ATGACATGTTGTTATGTCATCATTGCCCCATTTcatgtatataactt TGATCAGATACCTGAGGTGTTCTTTACTAACTATGCTTGGCTACAAGCAGCTGTCAATCATTTTCAGTCCAGTGTAGTCGACTTCAAG TTATCTGTTCTATGTTGTTATGAAATGGAATGTTTTGCGAAAACTCTTGAAAACATGTGTAAGAAAGCCAAGTTATCAAGTTTTGTTGATGAACAAAGTGATTTAAGTGACAG GTCTTGGTTACATTCAACTGCTAATGAAAGTGAATTATTTCTAATAAACATCCCAGCTGTCAATGCATTCAATGCACAACTCATGCTCAAGTATTTCAATGTACAGCAGATATGTAACATGAATATGGAAGAATTGTCCAACAACTTTTCTTGGATTCCTAACAGATTATTAAAA GATATCTGGATGAGTTTGAATTCCAAGCTCCCTTCATCCATGACCACGCAATGTGAGGAAGTGATGAATCTCACTCAATATAAACCAG TTGATAGATCTAACTATGATGACGTTTCAAATGTAATGGAGCaagcaaaaataaagttaaaccaatATGTAAACAGCAGTCATTCAAGTGATGAGAAAGAAACGTATTACAATGAGT atTTCAACCAAACACAAGATATTTCTCACAAGCCACCAGTTACTTTTGG AAAACGGGGTTTTTCTGCCAATGTTGAGACAAATGGAAACTGCtcacaatatttacaaaatctg GTTGTTCCACCTGTAAACTATGACAGAGGTATAAATGCTACTCCTAGTTCAGGTTCAAGTGGAAGTTTACATGTTGGAATTGCCAGACCATTTCAACAGGCACATAATTTATTGAAGCATGATATTCAAG AAGTAGACAACTGTAAGAGGTTTTCACAAACCGCTATCATGACTCCACACgcaaaaagaaaaatgttaacaTATGAGAGAGTGCCTGGGAGCAAGGGAGGACAAACCAGACTTacgttttattaa
- the LOC108949721 gene encoding uncharacterized protein LOC108949721 isoform X3 → MTCCYVIIAPFHVYNFDQIPEVFFTNYAWLQAAVNHFQSSVVDFKLSVLCCYEMECFAKTLENMCKKAKLSSFVDEQSDLSDRSWLHSTANESELFLINIPAVNAFNAQLMLKYFNVQQICNMNMEELSNNFSWIPNRLLKDIWMSLNSKLPSSMTTQCEEVMNLTQYKPGIVGNIGMCRIKKPINFNQTQDISHKPPVTFGKRGFSANVETNGNCSQYLQNLVVPPVNYDRGINATPSSGSSGSLHVGIARPFQQAHNLLKHDIQEVDNCKRFSQTAIMTPHAKRKMLTYERVPGSKGGQTRLTFY, encoded by the exons ATGACATGTTGTTATGTCATCATTGCCCCATTTcatgtatataactt TGATCAGATACCTGAGGTGTTCTTTACTAACTATGCTTGGCTACAAGCAGCTGTCAATCATTTTCAGTCCAGTGTAGTCGACTTCAAG TTATCTGTTCTATGTTGTTATGAAATGGAATGTTTTGCGAAAACTCTTGAAAACATGTGTAAGAAAGCCAAGTTATCAAGTTTTGTTGATGAACAAAGTGATTTAAGTGACAG GTCTTGGTTACATTCAACTGCTAATGAAAGTGAATTATTTCTAATAAACATCCCAGCTGTCAATGCATTCAATGCACAACTCATGCTCAAGTATTTCAATGTACAGCAGATATGTAACATGAATATGGAAGAATTGTCCAACAACTTTTCTTGGATTCCTAACAGATTATTAAAA GATATCTGGATGAGTTTGAATTCCAAGCTCCCTTCATCCATGACCACGCAATGTGAGGAAGTGATGAATCTCACTCAATATAAACCAGGTATTGTTGGGAATATTGGAATGTGTCGAATAAAGAAACCAATAA atTTCAACCAAACACAAGATATTTCTCACAAGCCACCAGTTACTTTTGG AAAACGGGGTTTTTCTGCCAATGTTGAGACAAATGGAAACTGCtcacaatatttacaaaatctg GTTGTTCCACCTGTAAACTATGACAGAGGTATAAATGCTACTCCTAGTTCAGGTTCAAGTGGAAGTTTACATGTTGGAATTGCCAGACCATTTCAACAGGCACATAATTTATTGAAGCATGATATTCAAG AAGTAGACAACTGTAAGAGGTTTTCACAAACCGCTATCATGACTCCACACgcaaaaagaaaaatgttaacaTATGAGAGAGTGCCTGGGAGCAAGGGAGGACAAACCAGACTTacgttttattaa
- the LOC108949721 gene encoding uncharacterized protein LOC108949721 isoform X1, giving the protein MTCCYVIIAPFHVYNFDQIPEVFFTNYAWLQAAVNHFQSSVVDFKLSVLCCYEMECFAKTLENMCKKAKLSSFVDEQSDLSDRSWLHSTANESELFLINIPAVNAFNAQLMLKYFNVQQICNMNMEELSNNFSWIPNRLLKDIWMSLNSKLPSSMTTQCEEVMNLTQYKPGIVGNIGMCRIKKPIIDRSNYDDVSNVMEQAKIKLNQYVNSSHSSDEKETYYNEYFNQTQDISHKPPVTFGKRGFSANVETNGNCSQYLQNLVVPPVNYDRGINATPSSGSSGSLHVGIARPFQQAHNLLKHDIQEVDNCKRFSQTAIMTPHAKRKMLTYERVPGSKGGQTRLTFY; this is encoded by the exons ATGACATGTTGTTATGTCATCATTGCCCCATTTcatgtatataactt TGATCAGATACCTGAGGTGTTCTTTACTAACTATGCTTGGCTACAAGCAGCTGTCAATCATTTTCAGTCCAGTGTAGTCGACTTCAAG TTATCTGTTCTATGTTGTTATGAAATGGAATGTTTTGCGAAAACTCTTGAAAACATGTGTAAGAAAGCCAAGTTATCAAGTTTTGTTGATGAACAAAGTGATTTAAGTGACAG GTCTTGGTTACATTCAACTGCTAATGAAAGTGAATTATTTCTAATAAACATCCCAGCTGTCAATGCATTCAATGCACAACTCATGCTCAAGTATTTCAATGTACAGCAGATATGTAACATGAATATGGAAGAATTGTCCAACAACTTTTCTTGGATTCCTAACAGATTATTAAAA GATATCTGGATGAGTTTGAATTCCAAGCTCCCTTCATCCATGACCACGCAATGTGAGGAAGTGATGAATCTCACTCAATATAAACCAGGTATTGTTGGGAATATTGGAATGTGTCGAATAAAGAAACCAATAA TTGATAGATCTAACTATGATGACGTTTCAAATGTAATGGAGCaagcaaaaataaagttaaaccaatATGTAAACAGCAGTCATTCAAGTGATGAGAAAGAAACGTATTACAATGAGT atTTCAACCAAACACAAGATATTTCTCACAAGCCACCAGTTACTTTTGG AAAACGGGGTTTTTCTGCCAATGTTGAGACAAATGGAAACTGCtcacaatatttacaaaatctg GTTGTTCCACCTGTAAACTATGACAGAGGTATAAATGCTACTCCTAGTTCAGGTTCAAGTGGAAGTTTACATGTTGGAATTGCCAGACCATTTCAACAGGCACATAATTTATTGAAGCATGATATTCAAG AAGTAGACAACTGTAAGAGGTTTTCACAAACCGCTATCATGACTCCACACgcaaaaagaaaaatgttaacaTATGAGAGAGTGCCTGGGAGCAAGGGAGGACAAACCAGACTTacgttttattaa
- the LOC108949721 gene encoding uncharacterized protein LOC108949721 isoform X4, whose protein sequence is MTCCYVIIAPFHVYNFDQIPEVFFTNYAWLQAAVNHFQSSVVDFKLSVLCCYEMECFAKTLENMCKKAKLSSFVDEQSDLSDRSWLHSTANESELFLINIPAVNAFNAQLMLKYFNVQQICNMNMEELSNNFSWIPNRLLKDIWMSLNSKLPSSMTTQCEEVMNLTQYKPDFNQTQDISHKPPVTFGKRGFSANVETNGNCSQYLQNLVVPPVNYDRGINATPSSGSSGSLHVGIARPFQQAHNLLKHDIQEVDNCKRFSQTAIMTPHAKRKMLTYERVPGSKGGQTRLTFY, encoded by the exons ATGACATGTTGTTATGTCATCATTGCCCCATTTcatgtatataactt TGATCAGATACCTGAGGTGTTCTTTACTAACTATGCTTGGCTACAAGCAGCTGTCAATCATTTTCAGTCCAGTGTAGTCGACTTCAAG TTATCTGTTCTATGTTGTTATGAAATGGAATGTTTTGCGAAAACTCTTGAAAACATGTGTAAGAAAGCCAAGTTATCAAGTTTTGTTGATGAACAAAGTGATTTAAGTGACAG GTCTTGGTTACATTCAACTGCTAATGAAAGTGAATTATTTCTAATAAACATCCCAGCTGTCAATGCATTCAATGCACAACTCATGCTCAAGTATTTCAATGTACAGCAGATATGTAACATGAATATGGAAGAATTGTCCAACAACTTTTCTTGGATTCCTAACAGATTATTAAAA GATATCTGGATGAGTTTGAATTCCAAGCTCCCTTCATCCATGACCACGCAATGTGAGGAAGTGATGAATCTCACTCAATATAAACCAG atTTCAACCAAACACAAGATATTTCTCACAAGCCACCAGTTACTTTTGG AAAACGGGGTTTTTCTGCCAATGTTGAGACAAATGGAAACTGCtcacaatatttacaaaatctg GTTGTTCCACCTGTAAACTATGACAGAGGTATAAATGCTACTCCTAGTTCAGGTTCAAGTGGAAGTTTACATGTTGGAATTGCCAGACCATTTCAACAGGCACATAATTTATTGAAGCATGATATTCAAG AAGTAGACAACTGTAAGAGGTTTTCACAAACCGCTATCATGACTCCACACgcaaaaagaaaaatgttaacaTATGAGAGAGTGCCTGGGAGCAAGGGAGGACAAACCAGACTTacgttttattaa